In the genome of Streptomyces sp. Q6, the window GCCGATGGAGTCAACTTCGTCCCGCGAGGGATGGTGTCCGGGTGCCGACCGGGTGCGCCGCCCCAGTCTGCCGATCAACGCGTACAGCAAGCAGGCGCCCACCACCGAACCAGCAAGGGATGGGAACGCGTCGCTGACACTGGTGGAGTCGGCTCGGGCAGTGGCGGCCAGCGCCCCGACCACACCGAAGGCAAGTACACAAAGCGAGCCGGTCAGCCGCCAACGCGTGGCCAGCATCCCCACGACAAGGGCAAGAACGCTGAGCACGGCGAGAATGCCGAGCTGGAGCACGAGCTTGTCGTTGGTGCCGAACTGTCGGATCGCCCAGTCCTTCACGGCGGGCGGTGTGCGGTCGATCGCCGCCCCTCCGACTGCGATCACGGGCCCGGACTCCGGGCGTACGGCCACGGAGACCAGTTCCGCGACCGCGATGGCCGCATAACCGGCGAGCAGCCCACTCAGCGCACCCAGAGCAAGACGCCTGATGCCGTGCAACGGCCTGGGGAAATCGTCGTCGTCCATGCCTGGAATCCGTTCTCATGCCACGCCCGGATTGGTCGTTCACGCCATCGAGGGAGGAAAAGATGCCGCGCGAAAGCTCTACCAACCCTGACGGCAGCAAGCGGACAGACAGCGCCGTAGACACTCGCCCCTTCCCCACATCGGCGCCCGTTTCCCTCGTCGACGAGCACTGAACGCGTAGGAAACGCCCCAAAGACCACGTGGCACGGGGACACCGGATTAACGCCAGACCAGCGAGCGCTGCACACGGCTCTTGGAGTCAGGAAGAGTGCACCGACGAGGCGTTGGAGTGTGCGGTGGAGCTGGAAAGGCTGCTCCATTCGGCAGGCCGGTGGTTGGAGCAAGAGGGCATCACGAGGGCGCCACGATGGGCACGGCGCGCGGTCAGGACCTTCGGCGCCCGCACCCTGCACAGGCTGCCGAGCGATGTGGCGATGTGGGCGCCGGCAACGGCACAGCGGCAGGGGCCCTCCGGCCGCCCGCACCGCGTCAGGCCGTACTGGCCGCCATCGAGAGCGTCACCCAAGACCCCCCGCATAGAGAGGAGATCGCACGTGGCGGCCCACCGAATCGATCGCAGAACTGATCCGAAAGGGTGAACAAGGGTGAATAGACCAATCCCGGTCTACCGGGCGCAGCGGATTGCTGATGAGGAGCAACCAGCTCTTCGCACTGCCCGCCGAGGGCAGTGCCGTTCACACAGTTAAGGAACGTTCCATGTCTCGAGTGCTGAAGAGTGCGGCGGTTCTGGTGGCCGTGGGCGGGGCCGTCCTCGCCGGTACGGGCGCCGCCTCCGCCGACAGCGGGGCCCAGGGTGCCGCAATTGGTTCACCCGGTGTGCTGTCGGGCAACGTCGTCCAGGTACCGGTCCACGTCCCGGTGAACGCCTGCGGCAACACCGTCACCGTCATCGGTCTGCTCAACCCCGCGTTCGGCAACACCTGTGCCAACGGCTCGAGCCACTGGGGCGGACACACCTGGGACGAGGGCGACATGGGCCACCACGGCTCGATGAACCACGACGGCGACATGGGCATGTGGAAGTAGTCCACCGCCCATAGGCACCGACAGCTGACCCATCCGCGGCCTGCCGTCGCATCACGCATCCCTGGTGCCGCAGAAACACACGGCGCCGGGGATGCCGTGCCCATGACCACTGCATGATGCGCCCCCGTGCCGGCTGGGCCTGTTCGAGCGCGGTCGCGCTGGGCAGGGCGCCCGGCCTGCGCAGCAGGAGCTCCAGGTAGTGGTCGAATTCGAGGTGTTCACCGGCCTTCGCGACCAGCCGCTCGTGCCGCGCGAGTTCGGCGGTGATCCGGCCCCACATCATCCGTGGTCATTAACCGGACAGACACATCCGGTGGACTGACCAATTGATCAGAGAGGCATGCTCTCGTCCACGGAAGCCGGAGCGATGCACGCCCGCGCCGCTCATCCTTGTCATGACCTGGCGGCCCCCCGGCCTGTCACATGGGCGCACAGGGCCAGCGCCCCAGCACTCTCATGTCACGCCGCCGACCGCTTCGCGGTCGCGCGAACTCATCAGCGGTCATACCCGCGAACGAGCACCGGGGCCGCTGATCCATCGCGGGCCAACCTCTTTTACCTTCCAAGGCTTCTATACGTCTTTGCGTCACCGGCGCGAATCAATGCGTCGACGATCTGACGGAAAGGATCGAAGCCTGTGGACTAGAAATAATGCTTTCGCCCGCCGACGGCCCGCCCGGTCGCTCCCAGGATCCACAGAATCGCACCCACCAGAATCAGGATCCCGCCTATCGTCGTCAGAAGGCCCATCCCCACCAGCAGCCCGATGATCAGCAAAATCAAGCCAAGAACAATCATCACGAATCCAATCCTCGGTCATCAGCTGCCATTCAGCGGCAACACACCCCGAGTACCCCGACCCCCACCCACCATGCACACGGCAACGCACTCCAATGAAGAGAGACCTTCAGCGGTCCGTTACGAGGAACCCGGACTGCCCGCGCGCCCGCCACATAAACGAATCGCTCACACCCCGGACAGTCCCAGCACTCGCCAACGCGCCGGGAGACACACAGCCATCCGCCGTACCTGAAGACCGCAGACACCGCAACAGTCCACGAAAGGCCCCCTTCGTGGCGACGGGGCGAGGACCGCGCCGGCATCGGGTTTCAGGGCCGGACAGACGGTCAAAAGCGTGCGCGGGCCAGCACGGTGTGAAGATTCTCCGCGGTGAGGGGTGTCAGAGGGGCGTTGCGGACGTAGTCCTCCTCCAGCGGAATGCCTTTTGTGAGGCCAGCACGGTGTGCGCACGCGCGTGCAGAACCCCTCATCGGCCGCCTCTCACGTCTGGCTCCTCAAGGCCGACGGCGTGCAGCTGCACACCATCACGCCGAACCGCAAATGGTCTTGACGCTCCGTCAAATCGCAGCTGGTATGCGGCGCCAGCGGGGTGCGCGAGATGGTGCACCGTGGTCGGGAGACAGCTCACGGGACGAGCGCGAGGCGAGTGGTATTACTGGTGCATGCAGGAAGAGACCGCGCGCTCCGCGATCGACACATTCATCTCCGCCTTCAACGCCTCGGACGACAGCTACGTCACTGCGCTGCTCTCCCAGGCCCTCACCTCGGACGTCGTCTTCTGGGGACCGTTGGGCCGTAGTGAGGGAATCGAGGCGGTCGAGCGGTTCGTGCTGGACATTCGGCGCCACCCCGCGGGGACCGGCACGATGGTGCGCTGTTCGGCAGTGGACATGCCCGACGAGTGGGCCCGCTACCAGTGGGTCTTCACCACACCGGACGGAGGCCCCCGCCTGATGGGAACAGACGTCGTCCACCTGCGGCGAAGCCTCATCGATCAAATCATCGTCTTCGCGGGACAGATCGAACCGTCCGCCTCCTGAAGCATTCCAGCCTCACCCACCACCCCGCGGGCAGCACTGTCAGACTGCAGAACGCTCCAAAACCTCCGCCGGACGAATGTACGGCTCTGGAGGGAAGGTGTCAGGCGCCGGTGCGGGCCCGTGCGAGGATCCCGACGTGAATGATCTGCGCTTCCGCCTCGCTGACGACACTGACCTCGCCACTCTGGTTCGTCTGCGCGACGACGCTGCCCGCTGGATGCTCGCCCAGGGCATTACCGGCCAGTGGCAGCCCGGTCAGCTGGACGAGAACCACTTCCGCCAGTCCATGGCGCGTGGTGAGGTGTGGCTCGCCGAGGCCGATGACCGCGTGGCCGGGGCCTGGGAGGTGTGGTGGGAAGACGAGGATGCCTGGGGGTCACAGCCACCGGTGGCCGGCTACGTTCATCGGCTGATGGTGGACCGCGGCACCCGGCCGGGGACGGGACGGCTTCTGCTGAGTGCTGCGGAGCGCCGCGTTGCCGCGGCGGGGCGGACGCTCGTGCGTCTGGACTGCCTGGCCGACAACGCGCGCCTGAACGCCTACTACCTGGACGCCGGCTACCGGGTTGTTGGCCACAAGACAGGCAAACCGCAGCCGGGCGGCGCACCCAAGTCATTCACGCTCCTTGAGAAGGACACCATGTAGCCCAGCTCGGCCACGCGGAGAAGAGCGATGCGGCCGTAGCGGGCGGTTGTCGTGGTCAGGAGCTTCTCGTACGCGGCCTTGGTCAGCTCGTTGACCAGCTTGGTGGCGAGCATGTCGCGGACACGAAAGCCGGTCGTCGCTGCCTCATCCCGCAGAACACGCCAATGCTCCTACCGCGAACCCCCGGGTGTTGGCAGAACCAGAGACGTCACCCTACGGCGAACCCGGGCATCCCCCCACTCTGAGCAAGAAGTGGTGTCAGCTCTCACATACCGCAGCAGGCCCGGGGCCTGTTCGGCCAGGCTCGGCACGGGCAGGGCGCCAGGCCTCGAGGCGGTAGGTATGACGGTGCCGATGTACGCCGCGGCCGCAGTGCGCCCGGGCGGATGTGGCGCCTGAAGTCGCCCGTCGGCACGCCAGGTTCCTGGCACGGCCGAACCCGCTACCGTCACGCGCATGACGATCCGGCGCAACGTTCGCGCGGTACTGCTCGACGGCGATCACCTGGTGTTCCTGCGCCGAGGATGGCCAGGCGGTCCCAGCTACTACGAGACCGTCGGCGGAGGTGTCGAACCCGAAGACGCCAGCCTGGAAGCGGCCCTGCGCCGCGAAGTCATGGAAGAGATCGGCGCCACGATCGGCCCGGTCACCGAGATCCTGACCCTGACCGACCCGGGTGAGAAGGTCACCGTCGTCCGGCACTACTACCTCGCCCAGGTCCTGGACACGGATCCCGACCTCCGCAACGGCCCTGAAATGCGTGACCCCGACATCGGCACCTTCTCGCCCGTCCGCATCCCCCTGGACACATCAGCCGTGGCAGCACTGGGACTTCAACCGCCTCAACTCACCGATTACCTGCACAAACACGTCACATCATGGCGTACGTGACAAACACCCAACCGCCGCGGACCTCCTCCGGGTCCTCTGGGCCCCCTTCGACCACGAGAAGGGCCGCACAACCCGAGAACCGTCCTCTTCTGGTGCTCCGCCGCCACCGTCACCGACGTTCTTGACGCACCGCGCGAGCCGCCCATCGTCCAGCGGGACTGCTACCTCCCGGAGCCCTACCTGCTCTCCTCCGAACAAGTCACCGAGTACCCCAACCCCTCGGAGCTCCACAAGGAGCTGCGGGCTCAGCTGGATGGCGCGAGCCCCTGGGAGGTGATCCACCCTGCTCGGTACGAAACATACGCGGACGACCCCGGCGAGCTCTACCGGAACAACCCCGCCACCCGCGGCTGGAAGACCGGCGGCTGGACCCACTAGACCCTTTTCCGGCCCGAAGTCACACCCCTGCCGAGAGTGCCGCTCTGAGCAAGTCCCGTTCCTCACGATCGCCCCATGAGACGGGGACGGTGGCGGCGGAGCCTGGGTCGCCGAGGAGGAACCGGCACGCCAGGCGCGGCGCGCCCTGAGTGCCTGGAACGGCAACTGCACCTTCGTCGACATCGTCGGTGGCTGCGGCCTGCAATTCCTTGTCTGCCCAACATCTCCGAGGCATTCGGACACCGGACTCGTCCCGTAAGCACGGTCGGCCGCCAAGCACGGGCTACCCACGGGCTACCTCCGAAGGCATGCCCGGCGGAGTCACAGCGCCTGCTCTGCGCCGCCGGGCAGATCCATGGAGCAGCGGCTCAATCCCAGCCGGCGTCGCTGGCAGCGCGTTCGCCAGGCCGAGGACGGGTGAGTCCATCACATCGAACAGCAGGACAGGTCGGTACTGCTGGGTCGACTGTCTGGCATAACGTGACACCACTCCTTGCTCGATCAACACAACAACACCTCTACTTGTCATCGTCAACAGCCCAGCGAAAGGCCCGACCATGAAACGAACGCTCACGCTGATCACCGCGCTGGCCGTCACCGCGCTGACGCCGACCGCGGCGCACGCGGCGGTCAAGAAGGCCAAGTCGCCGCTCAGTTGCGAGTCGCGGACGTTCACCTCGACACCGGGCCCGAGCTTCAACGACCCGGAGAACCCCGACGCCCGGATGAACGTCATGGGCCCGATCATTGAATCGATCAACAGCGCCAGTTGCGGGCAGACCATACGCGTCGCCATGTACTCGATAGGTAACACGCAGCCGGGCCCCGACTTCGCCAACGCCCTGATAGCCGCGCACCAGCGCGGCGTCATCGTCAAGGCGCTGATGGACGCTCACAGCGACAATGCGATCTGGCAGACGATGGTCACCGAGCTGGGCAACGACCCGCAAGCCTCCAGCTTCGCCGCGTTGTGCCCGGGCGGCTGTCTCACTCACTATTCCGGCTCCGCCCTGCACGCGAAGTACTACATGCTCAGCGGTGGGAGCGACGCGAACAGGACGGTGACCGTCACCAGCGCCAATCCCACCTCCGCCCAGGCCAACACCGCGTGGAACAGTGGCGCCACCGTCAAGGGCAACGTCGACCTGTACAACTCCTACGTCCGCTACTTCACCGCCATGTCGAAGGGGGCGCTGGGCGGCCCGGGTCCGCTGGTGCCCGACTACTACAACTCCACCAGCGGCACGGACGCCAGGACGACACTGTCCCCGCCCTCCTACCAGTGGCCCAAGGCGCGCTCCAAGAGCGACACCTGGGTCGACTTCCTGAACAACATCAAGGCGCCGGCCACGATCAACATCGCCATGTACCAGTGGACTTCCCACGGGGACCCGGGTGACCGGAACTACCTGGAGCTGCCGAAGAAGCTGGTCAGCCTGGCGCAAACCGGTGTCAAGATACGCATACTGTTCACTGCCGGTCAGGTTGACAGCAGCGTGCAGAACTACCTCAAGGACCGGCCCAATATCGAGGTGCACGACACCACCCGCGGCACGGACGCGAACGGCCACGCCCTGCACTACACGCACGACAAGTACATGTCGGTCAGCGGCACCTACGCGGGTACGGCCAACTCCAGACTTGTGTTCGTCGGCTCCTCGAACTGGACGAGCAACGGTGTCTGGCACAACGACGAGTCGGACCTCAAGCTGGTCGGACAGACCAACTACGACGCGTTCATGACGGACTGGCAGAACCAGTACAACCGCTGCTGCGGGACCGTGGCACGGCAGTTGAGCGCCGAGGAGCGCGCCGAGAACAAGGCACGTGAGATTCCGATCGACCCGAAGCAGGTCCAGGAGTAGGCACGGCGGGAAACACACCACCGCGTACGTGGATCACACCTGCGCGCCTGGCTCACCCCCGCTCGAGCGGAGCGGGGATCTCACCGGCCCTGTGCGAGCGAGCGGCGCGAGTCCTCTCGGGTGTTCGGCGACCGCCTTCCGTGCCTGGTCGATGCTCGAACACCGAGGACTCCCGCCGGTGCCCGCGGTGCGGTGTCACTCCGGGCCGACGGCAACGCGCAGGCCGCGGATCACGTAGCCCCCTATCTCGTCCTGGAATGTGACGCGGGGCGGCGTAAGCATCCGCACGCCCTCGAGGGCGAAGAGGTGGCCGAGGAAGACGTTGGCCTCCATCATCGCGATGTCGGCTCCGGGGCAGCGGTGCGGCCCGTCGCCGAACGACAGGGCGGCCGCGTAGCGGCCCGTGGTCGGCCGGCCGGGGCAGATGGTTGTCGGGGTGGCACCGACGGCGTCCGGGTCGGTGTTGGCCTCGTCCACGAAGAGGTCGATGCGTGCACCCGCGGGCACGGTGACCGGGCCGTCGGCGCCGGGCACGTCGAGGGCGCCGGTGGTGCGCCGGGCCAGCCGGGCGACCGCGGGTTCCAGGCGCAGTATCTCGTGGATCACCGCGAGGCGTGCGGTCTCGTCCCCGGCCATGTAGCGCTCGCGCAGGGCCGCGTCCGTGAACAGGTGCCATGCGGCCACGCAGAGGAACTCGCGGGTGGTGACCATGCCGGCGGCGGCGTAGGTGAGGCACTCGCCGAGGATCTCGGCATCCGAGCAGCCCTCGGCGATGAGGTGGGAGATCAGGTTGTCGGCGGGCTGTGTGCGGTGGGCTCGGACGGCAGGGCGGACGTCGGCAAGGTAGATCCGCAGCCAGTTGGTGTTCTGGCGGACGAGCCAGTAGATCCCCTGCGGGCTGGTCAGGCCGGGCCTGCCGAACTTCTCGGGGAAGAAGCGTTCCAGGCGGCGTTGGATGCCGGGTCTGCTGTGGGTCAGTCCGATCACTCCGCACGCCACGTCGATGGCGACGCCGAAGGTGAGGTCCTCCAACCGGGCCTCGCCGTCGGTCCGCAGGGTGTCCAGGTGCTTGCGGGTAACGCGTTCGGTGAGTTCGCGATAGTGCTCCTCGACGCGGCGGGGGGTGAAGTAGCGGGCCGTCTGGCGGCGGTGCTCCCGGTGTTCGGGCCCGTCGCGGTAGAGCACGGGCCGCCGAATCCGGGCCGGCATCTTCTCGACGGTCTCGACGCCCAGGCCCGCCTGGACGGTGTCGGTGCTACGCAGCACGGCGCGCGCCGCCGCGTAACCGCGCACCTGCCAGGTGCCGTCGTCGCGGCGGCCGACCGGACAGCTTAGGCCGGCCGGATCCCTGCGGATCTTGCGTACATCATCGCTCGGGTCGTCCATCGGACGCGGCCCCCGTCCTCGTCATGCCGCCCCAGGAGAGGCCGCCGTCAGGTGTGTGCCGCCAGCGTTCAGCATGTGCACGCCGGCCGCCAGTCCCTCGGCCGCCCCAAAAGGCAGGGTCGTTCACTCTCATCGACCGACGTGCGGCCGTGGACATCGGGGTCGTGGACGTATGCCCTCAGCCTGTGAACAGCCGGAGGACGGTTTCGTACCGGCTCTTGGCGAAAGTCCTTGAAGGGCTGCGAGCTCACGATGAAGAGGCCCTGGAACAGCGTGCGATCCCCCAGGAGGAGCAGAAGGCTGACGTGAAGCCGTCTGAGTGCATCGGTGGGCATCTGTGTACATCGGCGCCGCGCCCAGTTCACACCATCACGTCCCGGCCCGCGTCGAGCACGTCTTCGCCCGCATGTAGATCTGGAGAATCCCTCCGCGACTGCCGACGCAAAGGCGACGGAAGGCACCAAGTCAGGCTCGGCGTCGCCCGTCTGCACACCCACAGTCTCGGCGGATGGGCGGGCGGCCCGCCGCCGGGCGAACCACCGCCCCACCAACCTGAAGATCCTTTACGGACCACCTCTTAGGCTGGCGCGATGACTGATGAGCAGGATCGAGTGCAGCCGTCGGGAGTGTGGGCCACGGCGGTGGGGGTGGCGAGGGTGCGGGCGCTGGAGACCGAGCGGGAGGACCCGCTGTTCCGCGACCCGCTGGCACAGGCTTTCGCGGCCACCGGCGGCCTGTGGCCCTCCTCGCCACCGTTGCCCGATGACGAGGCCTCGCGCCGCCGCCGGCTGGCCGTGTCGTTCTCCATCGTCATCCGGACGAAGTTCCTCGACGACCTGTTGCAGCGGGCCTCCGCGTCCGGGGTCCGACAGGTCGTACTGCTCGGCGCCGGCATGGACAGCCGAGCCTTCCGGATGGACTGGCCCGAGGGCACCCGGCTGTTCGAGATCGATACCGCCGCCCCGCTGGACTTCAAGGCGTCGGTGCTGCGCCATGAGCGGGCCGTCGCACGCTGCGAGCGGATCACCGTCGCGACGGACCTGCGGGAGAACTGGCCGGACGCGCTGGCCGCCGCGGGGCACGACCCGGCGGCGCCAACCGTGTGGATCGCCGAAGGACTGCTGATCTATCTGCCCGAGGACGCGGTGGAACTGCTGCTGGCCCGGATCAGCGCGCAGTCGACGAGCGGCAGTTGGCTGGGGCTGACGTTGGGCTCGCGCGGCGTGATCGAGCGCTTCGGCTCGGACGCCGTGCCGGGGTCGGCGGCGTCCATGTGGGTTTCGGAGATGCCCGGCGACCCGGTGGGCTGGCTGGCCGGGCACGGCTGGAAGGCCGACTGCCACACCCTGCGCGAGCGCGCTGCCGCCTATGGACGCCCGATCAGTACCCCGGCGCAACGCGAGGAACAGCCCGGCGGACTGATCGCGGCGGTCCGTCGGTAGAGCGCGTCCTCCCGATTACCCGCCGACCACGTAGGCACCTGACCGGTGCCAGTTCTCATCGAGATTCTCTGGCCCTGAGAGCATCAGGTGCTGCCCGGACTCTGTGACAAGGGTGGGCGGTCCCCCGTCGCGGACACGCGGATAGGGGACCGGCCGTTCCCCATCGCGGATCTCGCTCGGGATCTCATGCTCCGCTCTGGGTGACGGCGAACAGCCCTCGCCAACCCCGACGCCGACTTCGCATGGGCCTCGATGTCGTGCGAGTAGGACGGCACGGTCACGGTCCAGAGGTATGAGGAGAGTTGACACCTGGGGTCCGTGGTGGCACCCGTACGTGCGCGAAGCGGTCACGGCGCTCGGCTTCGATCCGTCGTGCAGTCACGCTCCTGACGGACTGATCATCGGGCGTCTCCGGGGCCTTGGCGGCTTCCGTCAGATTGGGCCCGTCCGTGACCTTCACTCTGTAGCCGGCCGGGATGGTCAGTGCCTAGCCCATGGCCGGGTTGCGGCCCTCACGCGCAGCCCGGTGGGTGCGCTCGAAGCTCAGGAAGCCGGGGATCGCGAGCTCCTCGTGACCCATGGGGCGCGGCGAGGGTCCCGCGCGGCGCGCGAGGCCCGTAGGCCAGTCCCCCGCCCCATGGCGAACCTGGCGCGCACCTGGCGCTTTCCCCTCCGGCCATGCCCCACGGACCGTCGACGCGTTGGCCCTGGCATGCACCACGACGACCACGACACGGCTCCAGCGAGCCTGACGCAGCTGACCGACGCCTACTGGCTCAGCACCCCGCCCTCACTGCACACGCACCAGCCCTGCCCTCGCTGCGCCCCCGCACCGCAGACCCAAGTCGCTGTGCCGCGCACGGTGGTGTGCAGGCACGCGCGCACGGTGATGACCGCCGTCTCCGTCCTCACGGTCGTCGGCGCCGTCCTCGCCATCGCGCGATAGG includes:
- a CDS encoding chaplin — encoded protein: MSRVLKSAAVLVAVGGAVLAGTGAASADSGAQGAAIGSPGVLSGNVVQVPVHVPVNACGNTVTVIGLLNPAFGNTCANGSSHWGGHTWDEGDMGHHGSMNHDGDMGMWK
- a CDS encoding nuclear transport factor 2 family protein translates to MQEETARSAIDTFISAFNASDDSYVTALLSQALTSDVVFWGPLGRSEGIEAVERFVLDIRRHPAGTGTMVRCSAVDMPDEWARYQWVFTTPDGGPRLMGTDVVHLRRSLIDQIIVFAGQIEPSAS
- a CDS encoding GNAT family N-acetyltransferase, translated to MNDLRFRLADDTDLATLVRLRDDAARWMLAQGITGQWQPGQLDENHFRQSMARGEVWLAEADDRVAGAWEVWWEDEDAWGSQPPVAGYVHRLMVDRGTRPGTGRLLLSAAERRVAAAGRTLVRLDCLADNARLNAYYLDAGYRVVGHKTGKPQPGGAPKSFTLLEKDTM
- a CDS encoding NUDIX hydrolase, which translates into the protein MTIRRNVRAVLLDGDHLVFLRRGWPGGPSYYETVGGGVEPEDASLEAALRREVMEEIGATIGPVTEILTLTDPGEKVTVVRHYYLAQVLDTDPDLRNGPEMRDPDIGTFSPVRIPLDTSAVAALGLQPPQLTDYLHKHVTSWRT
- a CDS encoding phospholipase D-like domain-containing protein, with amino-acid sequence MKRTLTLITALAVTALTPTAAHAAVKKAKSPLSCESRTFTSTPGPSFNDPENPDARMNVMGPIIESINSASCGQTIRVAMYSIGNTQPGPDFANALIAAHQRGVIVKALMDAHSDNAIWQTMVTELGNDPQASSFAALCPGGCLTHYSGSALHAKYYMLSGGSDANRTVTVTSANPTSAQANTAWNSGATVKGNVDLYNSYVRYFTAMSKGALGGPGPLVPDYYNSTSGTDARTTLSPPSYQWPKARSKSDTWVDFLNNIKAPATINIAMYQWTSHGDPGDRNYLELPKKLVSLAQTGVKIRILFTAGQVDSSVQNYLKDRPNIEVHDTTRGTDANGHALHYTHDKYMSVSGTYAGTANSRLVFVGSSNWTSNGVWHNDESDLKLVGQTNYDAFMTDWQNQYNRCCGTVARQLSAEERAENKAREIPIDPKQVQE
- a CDS encoding cytochrome P450, whose translation is MDDPSDDVRKIRRDPAGLSCPVGRRDDGTWQVRGYAAARAVLRSTDTVQAGLGVETVEKMPARIRRPVLYRDGPEHREHRRQTARYFTPRRVEEHYRELTERVTRKHLDTLRTDGEARLEDLTFGVAIDVACGVIGLTHSRPGIQRRLERFFPEKFGRPGLTSPQGIYWLVRQNTNWLRIYLADVRPAVRAHRTQPADNLISHLIAEGCSDAEILGECLTYAAAGMVTTREFLCVAAWHLFTDAALRERYMAGDETARLAVIHEILRLEPAVARLARRTTGALDVPGADGPVTVPAGARIDLFVDEANTDPDAVGATPTTICPGRPTTGRYAAALSFGDGPHRCPGADIAMMEANVFLGHLFALEGVRMLTPPRVTFQDEIGGYVIRGLRVAVGPE
- a CDS encoding class I SAM-dependent methyltransferase, giving the protein MTDEQDRVQPSGVWATAVGVARVRALETEREDPLFRDPLAQAFAATGGLWPSSPPLPDDEASRRRRLAVSFSIVIRTKFLDDLLQRASASGVRQVVLLGAGMDSRAFRMDWPEGTRLFEIDTAAPLDFKASVLRHERAVARCERITVATDLRENWPDALAAAGHDPAAPTVWIAEGLLIYLPEDAVELLLARISAQSTSGSWLGLTLGSRGVIERFGSDAVPGSAASMWVSEMPGDPVGWLAGHGWKADCHTLRERAAAYGRPISTPAQREEQPGGLIAAVRR